Below is a genomic region from Triticum dicoccoides isolate Atlit2015 ecotype Zavitan chromosome 5A, WEW_v2.0, whole genome shotgun sequence.
AGCAAATTCTTCACGCCCCTAACACTTGGTTCGCCATTTTATGCAAAGCAACACCCAAACAAGTCCTGCAGGTCGCTCGCTCAATCACGGCGCTCCGACCATACTTCTCTTAGGAGCTCGTATCTTACATTTGCCACGGCGCCTTCTTGTCGAGCACTGAAATGTGCGACTCCGTTACAAGGCGACGGCGGAGAGCTCCGGTCGTAGAGGGACATCAAGGGGGAGCCTAGGTCGTCCAGGTCGTCGTCACTGGTGTACCCTCTCCTCTGGACCATCAAGGCCCTTTGCTCCACCTCTGCGCTGCCACTCTTCTCCGCTACACCCTCCAATGAAGGGGCGCGGTACGCAACAGGAGCAGCAGTGCATGGGAATGTCAGATTTTTCTCCGTGAAGCGCTCAAGCAAGCTCTGTGCGATATTAATGACAAAGGTCAATAGAGTTTAGTTATAATTACCTTCATGACATTCTGTGTGCACAACGTAATGGATTCATTCAACTTCAGCAAGGGAGGACATACCTCAGAGTTCAGCTCCTCTAGAACTATGCCAGGAACAGGATCAGGGCAAAACTCGTCTGGAGTGAAGTTGCAGAGTATCCTTGTTACTAGTGGAAGGCCAATCGACGGGCAGACCtatcaaaaaattcaaaatttcAACTACACCACATCTGACAGTTCCATATAAGATAAAATCGTAACAATTTAACATCTTGTGTTTTGAGGACATAGGACTCCTATGATACGAGTGTAGCAAGGAGTTATGCACGGACACAGACCTCTTTCCTGATGGACTTCTCAAGAAGCATGTCCTTCGGAAGCATCAGAAGATCACTCAACTCATTGAGCAGCTTAAAAGAATTGGATTCAGCTCCATCTCTTCTGCTATTGCCATCTCCCTCTGCACCTTGGCCATCCTTGCGAGAGTCATCACCGTCCATGCCAAACATATCCGTCAACAATCTGGACCAGCTTCCAACCTGGGGAGTCATTTCACGTGTCAACATTTAATGGTAGAATTTGTTTGGAAGGAGTGAACTAAGATCATCGAAATGCCCTACTCTAGTTTGTTCTTCATGGAATTGAAAGCATCAAACCAAAACAATGTGGTTTCAATCTGCACTTAGGTACATACCGCATTCTTCAGCTGTGCGCCTGATCCAAAGCTTAAATTGCCAGCTGGAATTGGCAGAACCGTGGAGTCGAGAATTGGGTCAGATATTGGATCAGATGGTATCTCATTCTCTGATTCACGGAGGATGGCGTTAAATAAAGCCACGTCTAAACGGGCTACACATTGCTCCATCACCTGATGATAGCAGAACAGCTCATAAACACATTTCAAAAGAATATTATTCTTTTCAAATGATGAAAGGAAACTTAAAGCTTACCAGTTTGGCTAATACGGGTAAGCAGCCACATTCATATCCACCAGCACGAAGAGGACATATTCTGCTGAATGCATCGCAAAATGCAGCCTTCCAAAGATCAATACAAAAAGTGCTTTGATGCTGATCAGCTGAAGAATGCCCTAACGGTTTCCTAACGCTTGGAGTTGATGAATCCTCAATAGGAGTTTGCATACAGGGAGTCAGTGCCTGGGAAGAGAAACACCGATCAGAATATTGACTGAATTGGAAACATTTCAGTCATGTTTTACAACTAGCAGGTCAAATTTAAGGCTCTGACAAAATTGCCAGCATAAAACAAGGTGAACCTTTACCTGCCACCACACAGACTCCACAATCCGAGAAAAGATCCAAGATTCAATCTTCTCTAATGCAGCCAAGACAGTGCCAGTTTCCTGCCAATGATTGGGAAACTGCGTGATAGTAGGTCTAGCCTGCTTGCCACTGGAATTCATTTTCCATCGCATTGGCAGGGAATTCTTGTAAAGATTTCTTGCGTTGCTCTTACTGTTCGTAGTGAAAGCATTCATAACTGCAGTTGATTGGCTTGAAATGCCAAAGGTTTGTGCAATGATCTCCCGTAGGACAATTGTGTTTGATAACCAGAATGTCAACCTACATCAAAATTAGATTCTTAAATAAAATTAGCAAGAGTTAATAAAGTTAAGACATACTATAACCCGTTTATTTACCTTGGAACATCATTGCCACAAGACTTTGCTACAAGCACAAGCCCAGAAACAGAGTTTTTTGCAACAGAAGCTTTCTTATCTGGGGACCAAAACTTTGATGCATGGATATATAACCTGGACAGACGCCGAGCTGGTGTATGCAGTTTATGTGATGAACATACATGCTCTGGCACAATAGAGTAGAGAGAAACCTCGAGGGCAGCAACTTCACGAAGCTCTTGCTTCAGCTTTTCAATTTTTGATTCTAATTCCTCACTCTTCTCATCATTCTTTTCATATGCTACTGAGTTGTCATCATCAAGTATGTTCTGTTCAGTATCAGCAATTTCATCATCAGTGCCAGTACTCTGATCACATTTCGGAGCTTCGTCTAAGACATCAATTTCCTTTGCTTCTTCAATGGCTATCTCACTGGTCTCTACACCCTCAATGCCCTTATCATCAGTCGCTATAACCTCAATGGCCTTATCATCAGTCGCTATCACCTCAATGGCCTTATCATCAGTCGCTACGCCCTCAATGGCCTTATCATCAGTCGCTACACCCTCAACGGCCTTATCATCAGCAGCTGTGCCCTCGGAGGCCTTATTATCATCGGCCCTGCCCTCGGTGGTCTTATTATCATTGGCCCTGCCCTCGGTGGACTTATCATCGGTGGCTCTGCCCTCAATAGCTTTATCATTTGTTTCCTCAGACACATCAGATGAAGGACAAGAAGTAACTTCCACAGTTTCTGGCTTTTGAACTTCAACAGTTTTAACACCATTAGCCGCTTTGCTTGGCTTCGGTGCTTTGTTCGGACTATTGTTTGGTGAAATATATTGCAGCTTCTTGTTGACTATACGAGTGGAATTAGTTCTGGCCAGACGTGAGCTGTTTGGCTTGGTCTCCTTTTTTGCTAGCTTCTTCGGAACCCTTGAGACTCTTTTCACTTTAGTATCTTCATTACTGTTAGACTCACCTTGAGATGAAAAGGAGTCCCTAGCTGCTTCATACTCTGATTCAGCTTCCTTCCCTAGTTTAGCATCTCGTTCCACTTCCACATGAGTTGAATGGTCATTTCTCTCTTCCCCGTTCTCCCTAGCACCCATTTGAGTGTACTAGAAACTTGATACCTAGACAGAACATTAACAAAGTTAGTAACATGAGCAAATGCCTAGCAGCTTGAGTGAGCCAATAGGCATGATAGAGAAAGTGACATCCAGGAAGGTCAATCATGATGATTATGCCATGGCAAGGGGCACATGGAAAATGATTGCATATAACGAGCTTTAACTGAATAAAATGTGAAGTTTGTGTAGAATTGTGCAGACAGTGCAGTAGAAGTTCAGAGCAAACAAGTAATCTCCACTGTACTCAACATAGAATGCAGATTTCAGTAAGGCATTCGCTTGACTGATTAATTTGTTACCGACTAGCATAATAGTAAGAAGCAAATGTTCATGCCGTAAAAGTGTAAAAGAAGCCGGATCAAACAGCTAGTACTCCTCC
It encodes:
- the LOC119302022 gene encoding uncharacterized protein LOC119302022: MGARENGEERNDHSTHVEVERDAKLGKEAESEYEAARDSFSSQGESNSNEDTKVKRVSRVPKKLAKKETKPNSSRLARTNSTRIVNKKLQYISPNNSPNKAPKPSKAANGVKTVEVQKPETVEVTSCPSSDVSEETNDKAIEGRATDDKSTEGRANDNKTTEGRADDNKASEGTAADDKAVEGVATDDKAIEGVATDDKAIEVIATDDKAIEVIATDDKGIEGVETSEIAIEEAKEIDVLDEAPKCDQSTGTDDEIADTEQNILDDDNSVAYEKNDEKSEELESKIEKLKQELREVAALEVSLYSIVPEHVCSSHKLHTPARRLSRLYIHASKFWSPDKKASVAKNSVSGLVLVAKSCGNDVPRLTFWLSNTIVLREIIAQTFGISSQSTAVMNAFTTNSKSNARNLYKNSLPMRWKMNSSGKQARPTITQFPNHWQETGTVLAALEKIESWIFSRIVESVWWQALTPCMQTPIEDSSTPSVRKPLGHSSADQHQSTFCIDLWKAAFCDAFSRICPLRAGGYECGCLPVLAKLVMEQCVARLDVALFNAILRESENEIPSDPISDPILDSTVLPIPAGNLSFGSGAQLKNAVGSWSRLLTDMFGMDGDDSRKDGQGAEGDGNSRRDGAESNSFKLLNELSDLLMLPKDMLLEKSIRKEVCPSIGLPLVTRILCNFTPDEFCPDPVPGIVLEELNSESLLERFTEKNLTFPCTAAPVAYRAPSLEGVAEKSGSAEVEQRALMVQRRGYTSDDDLDDLGSPLMSLYDRSSPPSPCNGVAHFSARQEGAVANVRYELLREVWSERRD